Proteins encoded within one genomic window of Oncorhynchus nerka isolate Pitt River linkage group LG9b, Oner_Uvic_2.0, whole genome shotgun sequence:
- the LOC115114171 gene encoding bcl-2-related ovarian killer protein homolog A-like encodes MEVIRRSSVFAAGVLEAFDHSPSDKELVSQSKALCRDYIHSRLNIYGLGSSKTQVDSTLCEVSAVLLCLGDELECMRPSVYRHVARQLNISVAMETTVSDAFVAVATEIFSAGITWGKVVSMYAVAGALAVDCVRQNQPATVQTIVDSLGQFVRKNLAPWLKKRGGWTDIKKCVVKLDAVPQTHWLSPVAESCKHFLSTLYVYIMKEP; translated from the exons ATGGAGGTGATTCGTCGCTCCTCTGTGTTTGCAGCCGGGGTGCTGGAAGCCTTTGACCATTCCCCGTCCGACAAAGAACTGGTGTCCCAGTCCAAGGCACTGTGTAGAGACTACATACACTCGAGGCTCAACATCTATGGGCTGGGCTCGTCCAAAACTCAGGTGGACTCAACGCTTTGTGAGGTGTCTGCCGTGCTTCTCTGTCTCG GTGACGAGCTGGAGTGCATGCGGCCGAGTGTCTACCGGCACGTGGCGAGACAGCTCAACATCTCAGTGGCCATGGAGACCACGGTATCCGATGCCTTTGTTGCCGTGGCAACAGAGATCTTTTCTGCAG GCATCACATGGGGTAAGGTAGTATCTATGTATGCCGTGGCCGGTGCTCTGGCAGTGGACTGTGTACGTCAGAACCAGCCTGCTACGGTCCAAACCATAGTGGACAGTCTGGGTCAGTTTGTCCGTAAGAACCTGGCCCCTTGGCTGAAGAAACGTGGAGGATGG ACCGACATTAAGAAATGTGTGGTGAAGTTAGATGCCGTTCCTCAGACCCATTGGCTGTCTCCCGTTGCCGAATCCTGCAAGCACTTTCTGTCAACACTGTACGTCTACATTATGAAGGAGCCATGA
- the agxtb gene encoding LOW QUALITY PROTEIN: alanine--glyoxylate and serine--pyruvate aminotransferase b (The sequence of the model RefSeq protein was modified relative to this genomic sequence to represent the inferred CDS: inserted 2 bases in 1 codon) gives MMQRTLFRSGALLAQKAAVEVSLLPMSAPLQPRLDRAMSSVTIPPPECMLRPLEVPFRYLFGPGPSNVPPRVLAAGGRGIIGHLHPEMYEIMNDIKKGIQYAFQTQNNMTIAMSGSGHAAMECAVFNTVEPGESVLVAVNGIWGERVAEIAERMGANVHIMVKAPGGVFSNGEIEKALAKHKPVLFFLTHGESSAGLAHPVDGIGDLCRKHNTLFLVDTVASLGASPIFMDQQNIDILYTGSQKALNAXPGTAPISFNERACQKMFNRKTKPVSYLFDMAHLSNYWGNDGQPARLYHHTGPVSGFFSLRESLAILAEKGLEESWRHHREVAGYLWKGLEDMGLKLFIQNKDLRLPSVTTIAIPEGYNWREMLQYIMKHHNMEMTGGLGPSTGMVMRVGLMGYNCQKTNADMALAALADALKNCKKSKA, from the exons ATGATGCAGCGGACTTTGTTTCGCAGTGGAGCGCTGCTGGCGCAAAAGGCGGCTGTGGAGGTATCACTGCTCCCGATGAGCGCGCCTCTACAGCCGCGCCTTGACCGTGCCATGTCCTCGGTGACCATCCCGCCCCCGGAGTGCATGCTCCGGCCGCTCGAGGTTCCTTTCCGCTACCTGTTCGGACCAGGACCGTCCAACGTGCCGCCCCGCGTTTTAGCCGCAGGTGGTAGGGGAATTATCGGCCATTTGCATCCAGAAATGTACGAG ATCATGAACGACATCAAGAAGGGGATCCAGTACGCTTTTCAGACACAGAACAACATGACGATAGCGATGAGCGGCTCGGGACACGCAGCCATGGAGTGCGCCGTCTTCAACACGGTAGAACCTGGGGAGAGCGTGCTCGTGGCTGTCAATGGAATATGGGGAGAGCGAGTGGCTGAAATCGCCGAGAGAATGG GTGCCAATGTTCACATCATGGTAAAAGCACCGGGTGGAGTTTTCAGCAATGGAGAAATTGAAAAG GCCCTGGCCAAACACAAGCCCGTTCTGTTCTTCCTCACACATGGAGAGTCCTCTGCTGGCCTCGCCCACCCTGTCGACGGCATTGGAGACCTCTGCCGCAA acaCAATACCCTGTTTCTTGTAGATACTGTCGCGTCTCTTGGGGCGTCGCCTATTTTCATGGACCAGCAGA ATATTGACATCCTGTACACTGGCTCTCAAAAGGCATTGAATGC CCCCGGTACAGCACCCATCTCCTTCAATGAAAGAGCATG ccAAAAGATGTTCAACAGGAAAACAAAACCAGTGTCCTACCTCTTTGACATGGCCCACTTGTCTAACTATTGGGGAAATGATGGTCAACCAGCCAGACT ATACCACCACACAGGACCAGTGTCTGGGTTCTTTTCCCTGAGGGAAAGTCTTGCTATTCTTGCTGAGAAG GGGCTGGAGGAGTCCTGGAGGCACCACAGGGAGGTGGCAGGGTACCTCTGGAAGGGCCTGGAAGACATGGGCCTCAAGCTATTCATCCAGAACAAG GACCTTAGGCTGCCCTCCGTCACCACCATTGCCATTCCTGAGGGCTACAACTGGAGAGAGATGCTGCAGTACATCATGAAGCACCACAATATGGAGATGACTGGGGGCCTGGGGCCCTCCACTGGCATG GTGATGCGTGTGGGTCTGATGGGATACAACTGCCAGAAGACCAATGCAGACATGGCACTGGCTGCCCTGGCCGATGCTTTGAAGAACTGCAAAAAGAGCAAAGCATAA